Proteins found in one Elusimicrobiota bacterium genomic segment:
- the purE gene encoding 5-(carboxyamino)imidazole ribonucleotide mutase yields MKKMKPKKQNKKTKKFSIKGAGRNSANPENYYRKPKNRGIKVAIIVGSDSDLPVIQLTAKALEDFSIPYSINVASAHRTPKYVKICVRAAEKQGAKLIIAAAGMSAALPGVIASETTLPVIGIPMEGKSLNGMDALLSIVQMPAGIPVATVALGKPGATNAAIVAAEILALSDSALRNKISLFRKKLAETIIKKDKILKKTGIEKYISEAQKKK; encoded by the coding sequence ATGAAAAAAATGAAGCCTAAAAAGCAGAATAAAAAAACTAAGAAGTTTTCAATTAAAGGCGCTGGGCGGAATTCCGCAAATCCTGAAAATTATTACCGCAAACCTAAAAATCGCGGGATAAAAGTTGCAATTATCGTGGGTTCGGATTCGGACCTTCCTGTTATTCAGTTAACTGCCAAAGCTTTGGAAGATTTTTCAATTCCCTATAGCATAAATGTTGCTTCAGCCCACCGTACGCCAAAATATGTTAAAATTTGCGTGCGCGCCGCTGAAAAGCAGGGTGCAAAACTTATTATTGCGGCTGCAGGAATGTCTGCCGCCCTTCCGGGTGTTATTGCTTCAGAAACAACGTTGCCGGTAATTGGCATTCCTATGGAAGGAAAATCTTTAAACGGAATGGATGCTCTACTTTCCATCGTTCAAATGCCGGCCGGAATACCTGTGGCAACGGTAGCTTTGGGCAAACCCGGCGCTACAAATGCTGCAATTGTGGCGGCTGAGATTCTTGCTTTGAGTGATTCTGCTTTAAGAAACAAGATTTCGCTTTTTAGGAAAAAACTTGCTGAAACGATCATAAAAAAAGATAAAATACTCAAGAAAACCGGGATAGAAAAATATATAAGCGAAGCGCAAAAGAAGAAATAA
- the pyrR gene encoding bifunctional pyr operon transcriptional regulator/uracil phosphoribosyltransferase PyrR, which translates to MKNFTEKRVLMNKDEIKHTLRRLANEIVEKNHGVENLAIIGIQTRGVHIAKRIIAEIQKENAEGDIIFGILDTTLYRDDFETLETPPPLKETEISFNVNDKKIILIDDVLFTGRSIRAAIDQLIDFGRPKNIQLAVLIDRGHRELPIEPNFVGKKIPTAREELVSVELEEVDGQDRVVLKQAK; encoded by the coding sequence ATGAAAAATTTCACAGAAAAAAGAGTTTTGATGAACAAAGATGAAATAAAGCATACGCTAAGAAGGCTTGCAAACGAGATAGTAGAAAAAAATCACGGCGTAGAAAACCTGGCTATCATTGGTATTCAAACGAGGGGTGTGCATATCGCAAAACGAATAATAGCAGAAATACAAAAAGAAAACGCTGAAGGCGACATAATATTTGGCATTTTAGACACTACCCTATACCGGGACGATTTTGAAACCCTTGAAACTCCGCCGCCTTTAAAGGAAACCGAAATTAGTTTCAACGTAAATGATAAAAAGATTATCCTGATTGACGATGTTCTTTTTACCGGAAGGTCAATAAGGGCCGCGATAGACCAGCTAATAGATTTCGGCCGCCCCAAAAATATTCAGCTTGCCGTTTTAATAGATCGAGGCCACAGGGAGCTTCCTATTGAACCTAATTTTGTGGGAAAAAAGATACCTACGGCCCGGGAAGAGCTTGTTTCTGTTGAACTTGAAGAAGTTGACGGCCAAGACAGAGTTGTATTAAAGCAGGCAAAATAG
- a CDS encoding aspartate carbamoyltransferase catalytic subunit, producing the protein MEKKDLLGLEYLDKKEIETILNAVSPFKNLFTRSIKKVPTLRGKTVVSLFYEPSTRTRTSFEIAAKRLSADVVNVAVATSSVVKGESLIDTGKTLEAMKSDFIIIRHSLAGAPAVLARNVSSSVINAGDGFHEHPTQGLLDLYTIREKKKRIEGLKILLVGDILHSRVAKSNIWALTKLGAEVRVSGPPTLIPSHIGDLGVKVYYDLNEALEGVDVVNILRIQLERQQENLFPSVHEYIELYQMTKDRLKLAKPDVMVMHPGPMNRGIEISSEVVDGPSSVIYEQVTNGIAVRMAVLYLLSGKATSGIKTKTIKNKE; encoded by the coding sequence ATGGAAAAAAAGGATCTGCTGGGACTTGAATACCTAGATAAAAAAGAAATAGAAACTATTTTAAATGCGGTAAGTCCTTTTAAAAACCTTTTTACCCGTTCAATAAAGAAAGTTCCTACCCTTAGAGGGAAAACAGTTGTTTCCCTTTTCTATGAACCTTCAACAAGAACACGAACTTCGTTTGAAATTGCGGCAAAAAGGCTTTCTGCGGATGTCGTAAATGTAGCCGTTGCAACTTCAAGTGTTGTAAAAGGCGAAAGCTTGATAGATACCGGAAAAACGCTTGAAGCGATGAAATCCGATTTTATCATCATTAGGCACAGTCTTGCCGGGGCCCCGGCGGTTCTTGCAAGAAATGTGAGTTCGTCAGTCATAAATGCCGGGGACGGTTTTCACGAACATCCGACTCAAGGATTATTAGATCTTTATACTATCAGAGAAAAGAAAAAAAGGATAGAGGGGCTTAAGATACTTTTAGTAGGGGACATATTACACAGCCGGGTAGCAAAATCAAACATTTGGGCTCTTACAAAACTTGGCGCAGAAGTCAGGGTTTCAGGCCCGCCTACTTTGATCCCTTCGCATATAGGCGATCTTGGCGTGAAAGTATATTATGACCTTAATGAAGCTTTAGAAGGCGTTGACGTAGTAAATATATTAAGAATTCAGCTTGAAAGGCAGCAGGAAAATCTTTTTCCATCGGTTCATGAATATATCGAGCTTTATCAGATGACCAAAGACCGCTTAAAACTTGCTAAGCCCGATGTAATGGTTATGCATCCTGGTCCCATGAACCGCGGCATAGAAATTTCTTCCGAAGTTGTTGACGGGCCGTCTTCTGTTATATATGAGCAGGTGACAAACGGGATAGCTGTACGCATGGCAGTACTTTATCTGCTTTCTGGAAAAGCAACTTCAGGAATAAAAACAAAAACAATTAAAAACAAAGAATAA
- a CDS encoding isoprenylcysteine carboxylmethyltransferase family protein translates to MNFNKFLFKYRSYTPIPLLLIMLIFSMPSILSISIGLMIMLLGETIRFWGVSIVGVETRVTKTGVGATSLITNGPFAYVRNPLYIGNILLYVGACVMSMALFPWLLIATVIGSYVQYYFIIRLEEEYLINKYGDKYKEYSNNVSRFMPKLRPYQDFSYSFEVPNIKEGLTSEKRTLQAIFGITICMIFIYFCRH, encoded by the coding sequence ATGAATTTTAATAAATTTCTTTTTAAATATCGCAGCTATACTCCAATACCATTATTATTAATAATGCTAATTTTTTCTATGCCGTCAATTCTAAGTATCTCAATTGGATTGATGATAATGTTGTTAGGGGAAACTATACGTTTTTGGGGTGTTTCCATAGTTGGTGTAGAAACACGGGTAACTAAAACTGGAGTGGGAGCAACTAGTCTTATCACAAACGGGCCTTTTGCATATGTCCGAAATCCTCTTTATATAGGCAATATTTTATTATATGTTGGTGCATGTGTTATGTCGATGGCATTATTTCCTTGGTTGCTAATAGCAACAGTTATCGGTTCTTATGTTCAATATTATTTTATAATAAGACTAGAAGAAGAATATTTAATAAATAAATATGGTGATAAATATAAAGAATATTCAAATAATGTTTCCCGCTTTATGCCCAAATTAAGACCGTATCAAGATTTTTCATATTCTTTTGAAGTTCCAAATATAAAAGAAGGACTTACTTCTGAAAAACGCACATTGCAAGCAATTTTCGGGATAACAATTTGTATGATTTTTATATATTTTTGCAGGCATTAG
- a CDS encoding dihydroorotase produces MNTIIKNGRVIDPAANFDGVADVFISGNKIVEVKEKLENKNGVIIDAKGKIVVPGLIDIHTHLREPGHEEEETIATGTKAAAHGGITTVFCMPNTHPPLDNAPAVEFILLKAQKEGIVNVFPVGCITKGSIGQELAEMGILKKAGIVAVSDDGNPVMNSQVMRRGLEYSKMFNLPVISHCEDKDLSKGGAMNEGYNSMVLGLRGIPSQSEEIIVSRDIMMAELTGAHLHIAHVSAAGSVELIRQAKKKKINVTCETCPHYFSLTDDAVKTFDTNTKMNPPLRTKEDIDEIKKGLKDGTIDCIASDHAPHSEEEKNKEYDLAPFGIIGLETMASLVITELVETKVLTWNEAISKLSANPAKIFSLKNRGSIKAGNIADVTIIDPAKEYTVKVSDFFSKSKNSPFIGRKLKGVMDTTIVGGRVVWSLKEPTND; encoded by the coding sequence ATGAATACAATCATTAAAAATGGAAGAGTAATAGACCCGGCGGCGAATTTTGATGGTGTTGCTGATGTTTTTATATCGGGCAATAAGATTGTTGAAGTTAAGGAAAAACTGGAAAACAAAAACGGGGTTATCATAGACGCAAAAGGAAAAATAGTTGTTCCCGGGCTTATAGATATTCATACCCATTTGAGAGAACCGGGACATGAAGAAGAAGAAACAATTGCCACGGGGACAAAAGCTGCCGCGCACGGTGGAATAACAACAGTTTTTTGCATGCCGAATACCCATCCCCCGCTGGATAACGCTCCTGCGGTTGAATTTATACTTTTAAAAGCTCAGAAAGAAGGTATTGTAAATGTTTTCCCTGTCGGCTGCATAACTAAGGGTTCAATCGGCCAGGAACTTGCCGAAATGGGGATTTTGAAAAAAGCAGGAATCGTTGCCGTTTCTGATGACGGTAATCCGGTAATGAATTCTCAGGTTATGAGGAGAGGCCTAGAGTATTCTAAAATGTTCAACTTGCCCGTTATTTCACACTGCGAAGACAAAGATTTATCAAAAGGCGGGGCAATGAACGAAGGATATAATTCAATGGTTCTTGGGCTTCGCGGAATACCCAGTCAAAGCGAGGAAATAATCGTAAGCCGGGATATTATGATGGCAGAGCTTACCGGCGCGCATCTGCATATTGCCCACGTTTCAGCAGCAGGATCCGTTGAGCTCATCCGCCAGGCAAAAAAGAAAAAAATAAATGTAACTTGTGAAACCTGCCCCCATTATTTTTCGCTGACGGATGATGCCGTAAAAACTTTTGACACAAACACTAAAATGAATCCTCCTCTTCGTACTAAAGAAGATATTGATGAAATAAAAAAAGGCTTAAAAGACGGAACAATTGACTGTATAGCTTCAGATCACGCGCCTCATTCAGAGGAAGAAAAAAATAAAGAATATGATCTGGCCCCTTTCGGAATAATAGGCCTTGAAACTATGGCAAGCCTGGTTATAACAGAACTGGTTGAAACAAAAGTTTTAACGTGGAATGAGGCGATTTCAAAGCTTTCTGCAAATCCTGCAAAAATCTTTTCTTTGAAAAACAGGGGTTCAATCAAGGCGGGAAATATTGCCGATGTGACTATCATTGATCCTGCAAAAGAATACACGGTAAAAGTTTCGGACTTTTTCTCAAAAAGCAAAAATTCACCTTTTATCGGCCGCAAACTAAAAGGTGTTATGGATACAACAATAGTGGGAGGGAGAGTAGTCTGGTCACTGAAAGAACCAACGAACGATTAA
- a CDS encoding dihydroorotate dehydrogenase electron transfer subunit codes for MLSLPGVFLRRPLSVFSIKGSKIGFLYKIVGTATSELSKLKKGSKIDILGPLGESYTAKSGLGKKIPLLVAGGTGIASLHFLAQKIGSSGVIFYGAKKKAEFIPLKLNSLKKWKIQFSTEDGSKGYKGLITDYLEKFLTQNKGKEYVVFSCGPNSMLKKVAQICKSHNIEGYVSLEEMMACGVGNCQGCAVRSGNTYKMVCKDGPVFNVNDIEL; via the coding sequence ATGTTGTCTTTGCCGGGAGTTTTTTTACGGCGCCCTTTAAGCGTTTTTTCAATTAAGGGCAGTAAAATCGGATTTTTATACAAAATTGTTGGTACCGCAACTTCTGAATTATCAAAACTTAAAAAAGGCAGTAAAATAGATATTTTAGGGCCTTTAGGGGAATCCTATACGGCTAAAAGCGGTTTAGGTAAAAAAATTCCGCTTCTGGTTGCCGGCGGAACAGGAATAGCTTCACTGCATTTTCTGGCTCAAAAAATCGGATCATCGGGAGTTATTTTTTACGGCGCGAAGAAAAAAGCAGAATTTATCCCTTTGAAACTAAACTCTCTCAAAAAATGGAAAATACAATTTTCTACGGAAGATGGTTCTAAGGGATACAAAGGTTTAATAACCGATTATCTTGAAAAATTCTTAACCCAAAATAAAGGCAAAGAGTATGTTGTTTTCTCTTGCGGGCCGAATTCAATGCTTAAGAAAGTTGCTCAAATTTGCAAGTCCCACAATATTGAAGGATATGTTTCTCTTGAAGAGATGATGGCCTGCGGTGTTGGGAATTGCCAGGGCTGTGCAGTTCGTTCAGGTAATACATACAAAATGGTTTGTAAAGACGGTCCGGTGTTCAATGTCAACGATATAGAGCTGTAG